GCTTCTTCTTCTGTTGACATCTCAACAAAAGCGAACCCGCGCGACTTATCCGTGTATTTATCTTTAATTACACTTGCGCTGGTCACTGTCCCTGCTTTTGCAAACGCTTCTTTAAGCTCTGCGTCCGTTGTTGTAAAACTCAAGTTGCCTACAAATAATTTCATACCCATTCTTACTTACTCATCCTTTTTCTTATTCTTTAACCTCGCACTAGCAAACTTTTAATTCAAAAAACTGCTACTGCTTTTCTTCCACAACCGATACTCTACTCGACCCTTCTCAGAAAACTACGCTCTAAGATGTTTATTTTTCACGTTAATTTAACTTTCGCTGGTGAATTCAGCTATTCCCTTCCAAACCTCTCTTTACATTAATCTATTAAGATATTGTACTACATTATTATTATTAATCAAGTAAAATAAATAATATTCTTTAAAAAGAACAACTAACTAAATTTTACAGTATCGGCAAATACTTCTCAAGTTCGTAATTTGTAACGAACTTACGGTAATTATCCCACTCAACCTTTTTGTTCTCCACAAATTCGGTGAACATATGTTCTCCAAGCGTATCCTTCACTAACTGACTTTTTTCGGTTAACTGCAACGCCTCATATAAACTCCCCGGAAGCATATCAATCTTCCGGCGTTTACGTTCCGTTAACGGCATATCATAAACATTTTCTTCTACAGGTTCAGGTACCGCAAGTTTTTCTTCCAACCCCCTCAACCCAGCACGTAATAGCA
This genomic window from Elusimicrobiota bacterium contains:
- a CDS encoding RNA-binding protein, whose translation is MGMKLFVGNLSFTTTDAELKEAFAKAGTVTSASVIKDKYTDKSRGFAFVEMSTEEEAKKAIEIVNGTEIGGRKINVAEARPPRERSEGGGGRGFGGGDRPPRRDRF